A stretch of the Zonotrichia albicollis isolate bZonAlb1 chromosome 31, bZonAlb1.hap1, whole genome shotgun sequence genome encodes the following:
- the LOC141725838 gene encoding uncharacterized protein LOC141725838 isoform X1 yields the protein MPWDTEAEQELSMESREDKCPRQNLVEEAVLSGSTAQEANGEEKSRRCRTRRGCKRSRRGSEGERASLGREGGRRWSQSSELVLHEQLHDAEKPHTCEECGKSFRWKCRLNVHQRIHTGEKPYECGECGKSFSQSYILYQHQSIHTGGRPLKCSECGMCFSQSSHLIRHQRTHTTERPHECSKCGKGFKTSSNLLQHYRSHREERPFQCPDCGKGFKYNSHLITHRRIHTGERPYECDKCRKRFPTSSDLLQHYRIHTEERPFRCPDCGKGFKRNSTLVIHRRIHTGERPYKCDKCRKRFPTSSDLLQHYQIHTEERPFRCPDCGKGFKRNSTLVIHRRIHTGERPYECPQCGKNFSDSSNLTRHQRRHH from the exons atgccctgggacactgaggcag agcaggagctgagcatggagagcagggaggacaaatgcccgcggcagaacctggtggaagaggccgttttgagcggctccacggcacaggaagccaacggggaggaaaagtcccggagatgccgcacgaggaggggctgcaaacgcagccggcggggatctgagggggaaagagccagcctgggccgggaaggcggccggagatggagccagagctcggagctggtgctccatgagcagctccatgatgcggagaagccccacacatgcgaggagtgtgggaagagcttcaggtggaagtGCCGcctgaatgtgcaccagaggatccacactggggagaagccctacgagtgtggggagtgtgggaagagcttcagccagagctacATCCTGTACCAGCACCAGAGTATCCACACTGGCGGAAGGCCGCTCAAGTGTTCCGAGTGTGGGATgtgcttcagccagagctcccacctgatcaggcaccagaggacccacactacGGAGAGGCCCCATGAGTGTTCCAAGTGTGGGAAGGGGTTTAagaccagctccaatctcctccagcactatcggagtcacagagaggagaggcccttccaatgccccgactgtgggaagggattcaagtacaactcccacctcatcacccaccggcgcatccacactggggagaggccctacgagtgtgataaatgcaggaagaggtttccgACCAGCTCCGatctcctccagcactatcggattcacacagaggagaggcccttccgctgtcccgactgtgggaagggattcaagcgcaactccaccctcgtcatccaccggcgcatccacactggggagaggccctacaagtgtgataaatgcaggaagaggtttccgACCAGCTCCGatctcctccagcactatcagattcacacagaggagaggcccttccgctgtcccgactgtgggaagggattcaagcgcaactccaccctcgtcatccaccggcgcatccacactggggagaggccctacgagtgtccccagtgtgggaagaactTCTCTGACAGCTCTaacttgaccagacaccaacggaggcaccactaa